From the genome of Scytonema hofmannii PCC 7110, one region includes:
- the rplR gene encoding 50S ribosomal protein L18, producing the protein MKSTRKESRERRQRRIRGKVSGTAERPRLAVFRSHQHIYVQVIDDTQHHTLVAASTVEPELKSKLSSGGNCDASIEVGKLIASRSLSKGIAKVVFDRGGNLYHGRVKALAEAAREAGLEF; encoded by the coding sequence ATGAAGAGTACTCGCAAAGAATCAAGAGAACGTCGCCAACGACGCATTCGTGGCAAAGTCAGTGGAACTGCCGAGCGCCCAAGATTAGCTGTATTTCGCTCTCACCAGCATATTTATGTTCAGGTGATTGATGATACACAACATCATACTTTGGTAGCTGCCTCCACTGTAGAACCAGAGTTGAAATCTAAATTGTCTTCAGGTGGAAACTGCGACGCTTCCATAGAAGTTGGTAAGTTGATTGCATCTCGTTCTTTGTCCAAGGGGATCGCAAAAGTTGTCTTTGACCGTGGTGGAAACCTCTATCACGGACGCGTTAAAGCACTCGCTGAAGCAGCCCGTGAAGCTGGTTTGGAGTTTTAA
- the rplO gene encoding 50S ribosomal protein L15: MRLNDVRPQKGSKKRGRRLGRGVAAGQGASAGKGMRGQNARSGSSTRPGFEGGQQPLYRRIPKLKGFPLVNRKIYTTINVEKLAALPPNSEVTLDSLKEAGILTASKGSLKILGNGELSVPLTVKAAAFTGTARTKIEAAGGSCEVI, translated from the coding sequence ATGAGACTAAATGATGTCCGCCCCCAAAAGGGATCTAAGAAACGCGGTCGCCGTCTGGGTAGAGGCGTTGCCGCTGGTCAGGGCGCAAGCGCTGGTAAAGGTATGCGCGGTCAAAACGCACGTTCTGGAAGCAGCACTCGACCTGGCTTTGAAGGTGGTCAGCAGCCATTATACCGCCGTATTCCTAAATTGAAGGGCTTTCCCCTCGTTAACCGTAAGATTTACACTACGATTAATGTAGAAAAGCTTGCTGCTCTACCCCCAAACTCAGAAGTAACACTGGACTCACTGAAGGAAGCAGGTATTCTAACTGCCTCAAAAGGTTCTTTAAAAATCCTGGGAAATGGGGAGTTGAGCGTTCCGCTCACAGTAAAAGCAGCCGCTTTCACAGGTACAGCCCGTACCAAAATTGAGGCAGCTGGTGGAAGTTGCGAAGTGATATGA
- the rpsE gene encoding 30S ribosomal protein S5 has protein sequence MATNRRKTNRTKKEETNWQERVIQIRRVSKVVKGGKKLSFRAIVVVGNERGQVGVGVGKASDVIGAVKKGVADGKKHLIDIPITKSNSIPHPINGTGGGAKVIMRPASPGTGVIAGGAVRTVLELAGVRNVLAKQLGSNNPLNNARAAVNALSTLRTFTEVAEDRGIPVENLYIS, from the coding sequence ATGGCAACAAATCGTCGCAAAACCAACCGGACGAAAAAGGAAGAAACTAATTGGCAAGAGCGAGTTATCCAGATCCGACGTGTGAGCAAGGTTGTTAAAGGCGGTAAAAAGCTTAGCTTCCGAGCGATCGTTGTTGTGGGTAACGAACGCGGTCAAGTCGGCGTGGGCGTCGGCAAAGCATCAGATGTTATTGGTGCTGTAAAGAAAGGTGTCGCCGACGGCAAAAAACATCTTATTGATATCCCCATCACCAAATCCAATTCAATACCCCACCCGATTAATGGGACTGGTGGTGGCGCAAAAGTTATTATGCGCCCTGCATCACCAGGTACTGGGGTAATCGCTGGTGGTGCTGTTCGGACAGTATTGGAATTGGCAGGCGTTCGTAACGTTCTAGCAAAACAACTCGGCTCCAACAACCCTCTGAATAATGCCAGAGCTGCTGTCAATGCGCTGTCTACCCTGCGTACTTTTACAGAAGTTGCTGAAGACCGAGGCATCCCTGTTGAAAATTTATACATTAGTTAG
- the rplB gene encoding 50S ribosomal protein L2: MGTRSFRPYTPSTRQVTISDFSEITKSEPEKSLTRSIHRAKGRNNQGRITTRHRGGGHKRLYRIIDFKRDKREIPAKVIAIEYDPNRNARIALLQYEDGEKRYILQPNGVGVGRTIIAGPTSPIEDGNALPLANIPLGTSVHNVELKPGKGGQIVRAAGATAQVVAKEGNYVTLKLPSTEVRMVRRECYATIGQVGNLDARNLSAGKAGRVRWKGRRPQVRGSVMNPVDHPHGGGEGRAPIGRSGPVTPWGKPALGLKTRKPKKASSKLIVRRRRKSSKRGRGGRES; this comes from the coding sequence ATGGGTACTCGTTCTTTTCGCCCTTATACCCCCAGCACTCGCCAGGTCACAATTTCTGACTTTTCGGAAATTACAAAAAGCGAACCAGAAAAGTCTTTAACCAGATCGATCCATCGTGCAAAAGGTCGGAACAATCAAGGACGTATCACCACCCGTCATCGAGGTGGCGGACACAAACGTCTCTACCGCATCATTGACTTTAAGCGGGATAAGCGTGAGATTCCAGCTAAAGTCATAGCAATTGAATACGACCCCAACCGCAATGCACGAATTGCGCTGTTGCAATACGAAGATGGCGAGAAGCGTTACATTCTACAGCCCAATGGAGTAGGTGTAGGTAGAACAATTATTGCCGGACCAACTTCGCCTATCGAAGATGGCAACGCTTTACCCCTAGCTAACATTCCCTTGGGTACTAGCGTCCACAACGTAGAGTTAAAGCCAGGTAAAGGCGGTCAAATTGTTCGGGCTGCAGGTGCTACAGCTCAGGTTGTGGCAAAAGAAGGTAATTACGTAACTCTTAAGTTGCCTTCCACCGAAGTCCGGATGGTGCGCCGTGAATGCTATGCCACTATCGGGCAAGTTGGTAACCTCGACGCCAGAAACCTCAGCGCAGGTAAAGCTGGTAGAGTTCGCTGGAAGGGTCGCCGTCCTCAAGTCAGAGGTAGTGTGATGAACCCAGTAGATCACCCTCATGGTGGTGGTGAAGGTAGAGCACCTATTGGTAGATCGGGTCCTGTCACCCCTTGGGGTAAACCCGCTTTAGGTCTCAAGACTCGCAAACCCAAGAAAGCCAGCAGTAAGTTGATTGTACGTCGCCGTCGTAAGTCATCCAAGCGCGGACGTGGCGGACGTGAATCATAA
- a CDS encoding 50S ribosomal protein L23, with protein sequence MAKIPQEFDLRKLPDLIRRPILTEKATILMEQNKYTFEVTPKATKPEIKAAIENLFDVKVVGVNTALPPRKKKRVGKFIGFKPQYKRAIVTVAAGDVEKIRQVLFPEV encoded by the coding sequence GTGGCTAAGATACCTCAGGAGTTTGACCTCCGTAAGCTCCCCGATCTTATACGTCGTCCAATTCTGACTGAAAAGGCGACTATCTTAATGGAGCAGAACAAATACACTTTTGAAGTGACGCCAAAAGCGACCAAACCAGAAATCAAAGCGGCAATTGAAAACTTATTTGACGTCAAAGTTGTAGGAGTCAATACCGCATTACCACCACGCAAGAAGAAACGTGTTGGTAAATTTATAGGTTTCAAACCCCAATACAAGCGAGCTATTGTTACAGTCGCAGCTGGGGATGTAGAGAAGATCAGACAAGTTTTATTCCCAGAGGTTTAA
- the rplE gene encoding 50S ribosomal protein L5 — translation MAAPRLKTVYQETIVPKLMKQFEYINIHQVPKLVKVTVNRGLGEASQNAKALEASLSEIALITGQKPVVTRAKKAIAGFKIRQGMPVGIMVTLRGERMYAFLDRLINLTLPRIRDFRGISPKSFDGRGNYTLGVREQLIFPEVEYDSIDQVRGMDISIITTAKNDEEGRALLKEMGMPFREQ, via the coding sequence ATGGCAGCACCAAGACTGAAAACTGTATACCAAGAGACTATAGTCCCCAAACTGATGAAGCAGTTTGAATACATAAACATTCATCAAGTACCAAAGTTGGTGAAAGTTACCGTCAACCGAGGTTTAGGGGAAGCATCTCAAAATGCTAAAGCACTAGAAGCGTCGTTGAGCGAAATTGCACTCATTACCGGTCAAAAACCTGTAGTGACCCGAGCAAAAAAAGCGATCGCAGGCTTCAAAATTCGTCAAGGTATGCCTGTGGGCATTATGGTGACCCTCAGAGGCGAACGGATGTACGCCTTCCTTGACCGTTTGATCAACCTGACACTACCAAGGATTCGTGACTTTCGCGGTATTAGCCCTAAAAGCTTTGATGGTCGGGGTAATTACACTTTAGGTGTCAGAGAGCAACTGATATTTCCGGAAGTAGAGTACGACAGCATCGATCAAGTTCGTGGTATGGACATTTCCATCATTACCACAGCAAAAAATGACGAAGAAGGTCGCGCTTTACTAAAAGAAATGGGAATGCCTTTTCGCGAGCAATAA
- the rpsS gene encoding 30S ribosomal protein S19 → MGRSLKKGPFVADHLLNKIEKLNEANRKEVIKTWSRASTVLPLMVGHTIAVHNGRQHVPIFISDQMVGHKLGEFAPTRTFRGHSKSDKKSGR, encoded by the coding sequence ATGGGTCGTTCTCTAAAAAAAGGTCCCTTTGTTGCGGATCATCTTCTAAACAAAATTGAAAAACTTAACGAAGCCAACAGAAAGGAAGTTATTAAAACTTGGTCGCGGGCTTCAACAGTTTTACCCCTCATGGTTGGTCATACCATTGCCGTTCATAACGGACGTCAGCACGTTCCTATCTTTATTAGTGACCAAATGGTGGGACACAAATTGGGCGAATTTGCACCCACTCGCACTTTTAGAGGTCACTCTAAGAGTGATAAAAAATCAGGGAGATAA
- the rplF gene encoding 50S ribosomal protein L6, with amino-acid sequence MSRIGKRPINVPAKVQVTIDGAKVVVKGPKGELSRELPTQVTVSQEGEILQVNRRDDSRVSRQMHGLSRTLVSNMVEGVSQGFQRRLEIQGVGYRAAVQGRNLVLNMGYSHQVQIVPPEGIQFAVENNTNVIVSGYDKEVVGNIAAKIRDVRPPEPYKGKGIRYAGEAVRRKAGKTGKGKK; translated from the coding sequence ATGTCTCGAATTGGTAAACGACCAATTAATGTTCCTGCCAAAGTACAAGTGACTATTGATGGCGCAAAGGTAGTTGTTAAAGGCCCAAAAGGTGAACTTTCTCGCGAATTGCCAACCCAAGTCACAGTTTCCCAAGAGGGAGAAATATTGCAGGTGAATCGTCGGGATGATTCCCGCGTATCTCGTCAAATGCACGGTTTATCCCGGACTTTGGTTTCCAATATGGTTGAAGGAGTTTCTCAAGGTTTTCAACGCCGTTTAGAAATTCAAGGGGTGGGTTACCGGGCTGCTGTTCAAGGTCGTAACTTGGTTTTGAACATGGGCTACAGCCATCAGGTACAAATTGTTCCCCCAGAAGGAATTCAGTTTGCTGTTGAAAACAACACCAACGTTATTGTCAGTGGTTATGACAAAGAAGTGGTAGGCAACATAGCAGCTAAAATTCGTGATGTTCGTCCACCAGAACCTTATAAAGGTAAGGGTATTCGTTACGCCGGTGAAGCCGTTAGACGTAAAGCTGGTAAGACTGGTAAGGGTAAGAAGTAA
- the rpsC gene encoding 30S ribosomal protein S3 translates to MGQKIHPVGFRLGITQEHQSRWFADPNRYPELLQEDRKLRKYIEEKLGRSAQNNAGISEVRIERKADQIDLEVRTARPGVVVGRGGQGIEALRTGLQQLLGSNRQIRINVVEVQRVDADAYLIAEYIAQQLERRVSFRRVVRQAIQRAQRAGVQGIKVQVSGRLNGAEIARTESSREGSVPLHTLRADIDYSYCTAKTIYGILGIKVWVFKGEIIPGQEETPPPQGSRDRDRGDRDRDRDRPPSRRQNRRRQQFEDRSNEG, encoded by the coding sequence GTGGGACAGAAGATACATCCAGTCGGTTTTCGTTTGGGAATTACCCAAGAGCACCAATCCCGTTGGTTTGCAGACCCTAACCGCTATCCAGAACTTCTTCAAGAAGATCGCAAACTGCGTAAATATATAGAAGAAAAACTGGGTAGATCTGCTCAAAACAACGCCGGAATTTCTGAAGTCCGGATTGAGCGCAAAGCAGATCAGATCGATCTAGAAGTTCGCACTGCTCGACCAGGCGTAGTCGTGGGTCGAGGTGGACAAGGAATCGAAGCTTTGCGGACAGGGCTTCAACAACTGTTAGGCAGCAATCGTCAGATTCGCATTAACGTTGTTGAAGTACAGCGAGTCGATGCTGATGCTTACTTGATTGCCGAGTACATTGCTCAGCAGTTAGAACGTCGGGTTTCCTTCCGGAGAGTCGTTCGCCAAGCTATTCAACGCGCTCAACGTGCAGGAGTACAAGGCATCAAAGTTCAAGTCAGCGGTCGCCTCAACGGTGCAGAAATTGCTCGGACAGAGTCGTCTCGTGAAGGTAGCGTTCCCCTCCACACCTTGCGAGCTGACATTGACTACTCTTACTGCACGGCTAAAACCATCTACGGTATTCTTGGCATTAAAGTTTGGGTGTTTAAAGGAGAAATTATTCCCGGACAGGAAGAAACTCCACCACCACAAGGATCTCGCGATCGTGACCGAGGAGATCGTGACCGCGATCGCGATCGTCCCCCTTCTCGCCGTCAAAATCGCCGTCGCCAGCAATTTGAAGACCGTTCTAACGAAGGGTAA
- the rplD gene encoding 50S ribosomal protein L4, translated as MFECVVKNWQGEQVGQTTFDLKVAKEKTASHIVHRALVRQMANARQGTASTKTRSEVRGGGRKPWRQKGTGRARAGSIRSPLWRGGGVIFGPKPRDFEIKMNRKERQLALRTAFASRIDDLIVVEEFSDQMQRPKTKELVSAIARWGGSQERKTLLILAERKENVYLSARNVENLKLIPADQLNVYDLLHADKIVVTAQALEKIQEVYGG; from the coding sequence ATGTTTGAGTGTGTAGTCAAAAATTGGCAAGGAGAGCAAGTCGGACAAACAACGTTCGACTTGAAAGTAGCCAAGGAAAAAACAGCGTCTCACATCGTTCATAGAGCTTTGGTGAGACAAATGGCTAATGCTCGCCAAGGAACAGCTAGTACAAAAACTCGTTCGGAAGTTCGAGGAGGCGGTCGCAAACCTTGGCGGCAAAAAGGAACCGGTCGAGCTCGTGCTGGATCTATCCGTTCACCATTATGGCGCGGTGGTGGTGTGATCTTTGGACCAAAACCCAGAGATTTTGAAATCAAAATGAACCGCAAAGAACGGCAATTGGCACTGAGAACAGCATTTGCTAGCCGGATCGATGATTTGATTGTGGTAGAAGAATTTAGCGATCAAATGCAACGTCCTAAAACAAAAGAGTTGGTAAGTGCGATCGCTCGTTGGGGTGGGTCTCAAGAAAGAAAGACTCTGTTAATCTTGGCGGAACGCAAGGAAAACGTATACTTGTCAGCCCGGAACGTAGAAAATCTCAAGCTCATTCCAGCAGATCAACTCAACGTTTACGACTTACTCCATGCTGACAAAATTGTTGTGACAGCGCAAGCTTTAGAAAAGATTCAGGAGGTCTACGGTGGCTAA
- the rpsH gene encoding 30S ribosomal protein S8 — MAVNDTIADMLTRIRNANMARHQTTHVPSTKMTRNIAKVLREEGFISDFEEVGEGVKRELTISLKYKGKNRQPLITSLKRVSKPGLRVYSNKKELPRVLGGIGIAIISTSSGIMTDREARRQNLGGEVLCYVW, encoded by the coding sequence ATGGCGGTAAACGACACAATTGCAGATATGCTGACGCGCATTCGCAATGCCAACATGGCGCGGCATCAAACAACACACGTGCCATCCACAAAGATGACTCGCAACATTGCAAAAGTGCTGCGGGAAGAAGGTTTTATTTCTGATTTTGAAGAAGTGGGAGAAGGCGTTAAGCGCGAACTCACCATCTCCTTAAAATACAAGGGTAAAAATCGCCAACCCCTAATTACCTCCTTAAAGCGGGTAAGCAAACCAGGTTTGCGAGTTTACTCCAATAAGAAAGAGCTACCAAGGGTACTAGGCGGTATTGGCATTGCTATTATTTCCACATCTAGCGGGATCATGACAGACCGGGAAGCACGGCGTCAAAACTTAGGTGGAGAAGTACTTTGCTATGTATGGTAG
- the rpmC gene encoding 50S ribosomal protein L29: MALPKISEARELTDEQLSNEILAVKKRLFQLRLQKATRQLEKPHQFRHARHRLAQLLTVEHERKRASVSQATSEAE; this comes from the coding sequence ATGGCTCTTCCTAAAATTTCAGAAGCAAGAGAATTAACTGACGAACAATTGTCTAATGAAATTCTCGCCGTTAAAAAACGATTGTTTCAATTGCGCTTGCAAAAAGCCACCAGACAGTTGGAAAAACCCCACCAATTCAGACACGCCCGACATCGCCTAGCTCAATTACTAACAGTAGAACATGAGCGCAAGCGGGCGTCTGTAAGTCAAGCCACTAGTGAAGCAGAGTAG
- the rplP gene encoding 50S ribosomal protein L16, whose amino-acid sequence MLSPKRTKFRKQQRGRMSGQATRGSSLNFGDFALQALEPAWITSRQIEASRRAMTRYIRRGGKIWIRIFPDKPVTMRPAETRMGSGKGSPEFWVAVVKPGRILFEIAGVTEEIAREAMRLAAFKLPIKTKFIKRSEQEQQQEV is encoded by the coding sequence ATGTTAAGTCCAAAAAGAACTAAATTCCGCAAACAACAACGCGGGCGGATGAGCGGACAAGCCACTCGCGGAAGTAGCCTTAACTTTGGTGATTTTGCTCTCCAAGCTTTAGAACCCGCTTGGATTACCTCCCGGCAAATCGAGGCTTCTCGTCGAGCAATGACTCGTTATATTCGTAGGGGCGGTAAAATCTGGATTCGCATTTTCCCTGACAAACCAGTTACCATGCGTCCAGCAGAAACCCGTATGGGTTCCGGTAAAGGATCTCCAGAGTTTTGGGTAGCTGTCGTGAAACCGGGCAGAATTTTATTTGAAATTGCTGGTGTAACGGAAGAAATTGCTCGTGAAGCAATGCGACTGGCGGCTTTCAAGTTGCCAATTAAAACGAAGTTTATTAAACGCTCTGAACAAGAGCAACAGCAGGAGGTGTAG
- the rplN gene encoding 50S ribosomal protein L14, translating to MIQTQTYLNVADNSGARKLMCIRVLGAGNCRYGFVGDKIIAVVKDAIPNMAVKKSDVVEAVIVRTRHCIRRDSGMSIRFDDNAAVIINKDGNPKGTRVFGPVARELRDKNFTKIVSLAPEVL from the coding sequence GTGATTCAAACCCAGACTTACCTCAATGTCGCAGATAACAGCGGTGCTCGCAAATTGATGTGCATCCGCGTTCTAGGTGCTGGTAACTGCCGTTACGGCTTTGTAGGCGATAAAATTATTGCTGTTGTTAAAGACGCAATTCCCAACATGGCTGTAAAAAAGTCTGACGTTGTAGAAGCGGTGATTGTTCGCACTCGCCACTGCATACGTAGAGACAGTGGGATGAGCATTCGCTTTGACGACAACGCCGCAGTTATTATCAACAAAGACGGTAACCCAAAAGGAACCCGCGTCTTTGGTCCCGTAGCACGGGAACTGCGTGACAAAAACTTTACCAAAATCGTTTCTTTGGCTCCGGAGGTGCTGTAA
- the secY gene encoding preprotein translocase subunit SecY: MLGREKAPTAQETFMQMAQAAGLRGRLLVTLGILLLIRLGIHLPIPGINRAEFAQALQGNNQILSFLDIFSGGGLSALGVFALGILPYINASIIIQLLTAAIPALENLQKNEGEAGRRKISQVTRYVSLIWAIIQSSFLAAFWLKPFAQSYGPIFVIETALALTAGSMFVMWASELITERGVGNGASLLIFVNIVATLPKALGDTIDFVQTGGREIAGRVIVLLLLFLATIVGIVFVQEGIRRIPIISARRQVGRKLFAEQRSYLPLRLNQGGVMPIIFAAAILSLPLLIQNFINNPQYSRIVNTYLVPGASGSWVYALVYLVSIVFFSYFYSSLILNPVDVAQNLKKMGSSIPGIRPGKATSEYIERVVNRLTFLGAIFLGLVAIIPTAVESALGVPTFRGLGATSLLILVGVAIDTSKQIQTYVISQRYEGMVKQ, encoded by the coding sequence ATGCTCGGTCGAGAAAAAGCTCCAACGGCTCAAGAAACTTTTATGCAGATGGCACAAGCCGCAGGACTGAGAGGTCGGTTGCTTGTCACCCTGGGTATTCTCCTGTTGATTCGCTTGGGGATACATTTGCCCATTCCAGGAATAAATAGGGCAGAATTTGCTCAAGCCCTTCAAGGTAATAACCAGATATTAAGCTTTTTGGATATCTTTTCCGGAGGCGGACTTTCAGCATTGGGAGTCTTTGCCTTAGGTATTTTGCCATACATCAATGCCTCGATTATTATCCAATTGCTCACGGCTGCCATTCCTGCTTTAGAAAACTTACAGAAAAATGAAGGTGAAGCAGGACGAAGAAAAATTTCTCAAGTGACTCGTTACGTGTCTCTCATTTGGGCAATTATTCAAAGTTCTTTTTTGGCTGCTTTCTGGCTCAAACCTTTTGCCCAAAGCTACGGACCGATTTTTGTCATTGAGACAGCCCTTGCCTTGACAGCAGGTTCCATGTTTGTCATGTGGGCATCCGAACTGATTACAGAACGAGGTGTTGGGAATGGAGCTTCTTTGTTGATTTTTGTCAACATTGTGGCAACATTGCCAAAGGCTTTAGGTGATACTATCGACTTTGTGCAAACTGGCGGTCGGGAAATCGCTGGTCGTGTTATTGTGTTGCTGCTGCTTTTTCTAGCCACGATTGTTGGTATTGTCTTCGTACAAGAAGGAATCCGCCGCATCCCAATTATCTCCGCACGCCGTCAAGTTGGTCGAAAACTTTTTGCAGAACAGCGCAGCTATCTACCCCTACGTCTTAATCAAGGGGGCGTGATGCCAATCATTTTTGCTGCTGCTATTCTGAGTTTGCCACTGTTAATACAAAATTTCATTAACAATCCACAATACTCAAGGATTGTTAACACTTATCTTGTTCCTGGTGCTTCCGGATCTTGGGTTTACGCTCTCGTTTACCTCGTTTCTATCGTGTTCTTTAGCTATTTCTATTCTTCGTTGATTCTTAATCCGGTAGATGTGGCACAGAACTTGAAGAAAATGGGTTCTAGCATCCCCGGTATTCGTCCGGGTAAGGCAACAAGTGAGTATATCGAACGCGTGGTGAATCGATTAACTTTTTTGGGTGCGATCTTTTTAGGCTTGGTTGCAATTATCCCTACTGCCGTTGAAAGTGCTTTGGGTGTCCCAACTTTTAGAGGCTTGGGTGCTACCTCTTTGCTGATTCTAGTTGGTGTGGCGATTGATACATCAAAGCAAATCCAAACCTACGTTATTTCTCAGCGCTATGAAGGAATGGTGAAACAATAG
- the rplV gene encoding 50S ribosomal protein L22 — MATDTTEVKAIARFIRMSPLKVRRVLDQIRGRSYREALIILEFMPYRACEPVLKVLRSAAANAEHNAGLDRADLVITQAYADQGPVLKRFQPRAQGRAYQIRKPTCHITVAVAADPNAAKD, encoded by the coding sequence ATGGCAACTGATACTACTGAAGTAAAAGCGATCGCCCGCTTTATACGTATGTCTCCCCTAAAAGTGAGGCGCGTACTAGACCAAATTCGGGGACGCTCGTATAGAGAAGCACTGATTATCTTAGAATTCATGCCCTATCGAGCCTGCGAGCCAGTACTAAAAGTACTTAGAAGTGCAGCAGCTAACGCGGAGCATAACGCTGGCTTAGATAGAGCCGATTTGGTAATCACTCAAGCTTATGCAGACCAAGGTCCTGTGCTGAAGAGATTTCAACCTAGAGCACAAGGTCGGGCTTACCAAATTCGCAAACCAACGTGTCATATCACTGTAGCTGTAGCTGCTGACCCCAACGCAGCAAAAGATTAA
- the rpsQ gene encoding 30S ribosomal protein S17, giving the protein MAVKERVGLVVSDKMQKTVVVAIENRSPHPKYGKIVVKTRRYKVHDEENKCKIGDRVRIQETRPLSKTKRWTVTEILTTKNAELTK; this is encoded by the coding sequence ATGGCAGTAAAAGAACGAGTGGGCTTGGTTGTGAGCGACAAAATGCAAAAGACGGTAGTCGTCGCTATCGAAAACCGCTCTCCCCACCCCAAATACGGCAAAATCGTTGTGAAAACCAGACGATATAAGGTACATGACGAAGAAAATAAGTGCAAAATAGGCGATCGCGTTCGGATTCAGGAAACCAGACCCCTCAGTAAAACTAAGCGCTGGACAGTCACTGAAATCCTAACCACTAAGAACGCTGAGTTAACGAAATAG
- the rplC gene encoding 50S ribosomal protein L3, whose product MSVGILGTKLGMTQIFDGDGIAIPVTVIKAGPCTVTQVKTKQTDGYSAIQVGYGEVKPKALNKPLLGHLAKSSAPAVRHLHEYRIDNSSDYSLGQELKADIFSAGQIVDVVGTSIGRGFAGNQKRNNFGRGPMSHGSKNHRQPGSIGAGTTPGRVYPGKRMPGRLGGDRVTIRKLTVVRVDSERNLLLIKGAVPGKPGAIVNVLPATIVGKKS is encoded by the coding sequence GTGTCTGTAGGTATTCTCGGCACCAAACTGGGCATGACCCAAATATTTGATGGTGATGGAATTGCTATTCCTGTAACTGTTATCAAAGCGGGACCATGTACCGTTACCCAAGTCAAAACAAAGCAGACCGACGGTTACTCCGCCATCCAAGTGGGTTATGGCGAAGTAAAGCCAAAAGCACTGAATAAACCACTGTTAGGACATTTGGCTAAGTCATCTGCCCCAGCAGTGCGTCATTTGCATGAGTATCGCATAGATAACTCTAGTGATTATTCTCTAGGTCAAGAGCTTAAAGCAGATATTTTTAGTGCAGGTCAAATAGTAGATGTAGTTGGTACAAGTATAGGTCGCGGTTTTGCTGGCAACCAAAAACGCAACAATTTTGGTCGAGGACCAATGTCTCACGGTTCTAAAAACCACAGACAACCAGGTTCAATCGGTGCTGGTACGACTCCCGGTCGTGTCTATCCTGGAAAGCGGATGCCAGGACGGTTGGGAGGAGATCGAGTCACAATTCGCAAACTCACTGTAGTACGAGTAGACTCAGAACGTAACTTATTGCTGATCAAGGGAGCTGTTCCTGGGAAGCCCGGAGCTATTGTAAATGTTCTTCCGGCAACCATAGTTGGTAAAAAATCATAA
- the rplX gene encoding 50S ribosomal protein L24 — translation MATKKKEKPKFSKMHVKTGDTVQVIAGKDKGKVGEIIKALPQESKVIVKGVNIKTKHVKPQQEGESGRIVNQEYPIHSSNVMLYSTKQNVASRICYTFTSEGKKVRMLKKTGEILDK, via the coding sequence ATGGCGACCAAAAAGAAGGAAAAGCCCAAATTCTCTAAAATGCACGTCAAAACCGGAGACACCGTGCAAGTGATTGCTGGAAAAGACAAGGGCAAAGTGGGTGAAATTATTAAAGCCCTCCCCCAAGAAAGCAAAGTCATCGTCAAAGGTGTCAACATTAAAACAAAGCACGTTAAACCACAGCAGGAAGGCGAATCCGGACGAATTGTCAACCAGGAGTATCCTATCCACAGTTCTAACGTCATGCTTTATTCCACTAAGCAAAACGTTGCCAGTCGTATTTGCTACACTTTCACCTCCGAAGGGAAGAAAGTTAGAATGCTGAAAAAAACTGGTGAAATTCTTGATAAATAG